The following coding sequences are from one Arachis hypogaea cultivar Tifrunner chromosome 7, arahy.Tifrunner.gnm2.J5K5, whole genome shotgun sequence window:
- the LOC112701671 gene encoding AAA-ATPase At3g50940-like: MSNNTNSTAIVSAVASAAASAMVIRSVANELVPSEVLEYFSSKFFNLRHYFSSQFTIAIEEYEGLMCNHMYEAAEVYLGTKAALARRRVRASKSGNDKSPAFSIDKDEEIFDDFEGVKVTWRFFRYFEQRTNRNHYINDFNGSSKREVKSYELSFHKKHKDKIFNSYLPFVLERAKAVEEANMALNLYTVGSENEWIGGVEFGHPMSFKTLAIDEDLKNKISDDLDKFVKGKEFYNRTGKA, translated from the coding sequence GCTATGGTTATTCGAAGCGTCGCGAACGAATTGGTTCCTTCTGAGGTTCTAGAGtacttttcttcaaaatttttcaatctcAGGCACTACTTCTCGTCGCAATTCACCATTGCGATCGAGGAGTATGAGGGACTGATGTGCAACCACATGTATGAGGCTGCAGAGGTCTATTTAGGCACCAAAGCCGCTCTCGCGAGGCGCAGAGTTCGAGCAAGCAAATCAGGGAATGATAAGAGTCCAGCATTCAGCATAGacaaagatgaagaaattttcgATGATTTTGAAGGAGTTAAGGTAACTTGGAGATTTTTCCGTTATTTTGAGCAACGTACTAATAGAAATCATTATATTAATGATTTCAATGGTTCTTCCAAGAGAGAAGTAAAGTCCTATGAACTAAGCTTTCACAAGAAACACAAAGACAAGATCTTCAATTCATATCTTCCATTTGTGTTGGAAAGAGCAAAGGCTGTTGAAGAAGCAAACATGGCTTTGAATCTTTACACTGTTGGCAGTGAGAATGAATGGATTGGAGGTGTGGAATTTGGCCACCCCATGAGTTTCAAAACTCTCGCGATCGATGAAGATCTCAAGAACAAGATCAGTGATGATTTGGACAAGTTTGTGAAAGGAAAAGAGTTCTATAACAGAACTGGCAAAGCTTGA
- the LOC140172989 gene encoding AAA-ATPase At3g50940-like: MTNYLNYDLYDLDLSAVPTNRELKNLVLNMSNRSILVMEDIDCTIKLQNRKEEEEEDNMERVKKESKVTLSGLLNAIDGLWSCCGEERIMVFTTNHKEKLDPALLRPGRMDMHIHLSYCTFSAFKQLAFNYLRISHHNLFQEIEGLLREVQVTPAEIAGELQKKN, translated from the exons ATGACAAATTATCTCAATTATGATCTCTATGACTTAGATCTCAGTGCTGTTCCTACCAATAGGGAGTTGAAGAATCTGGTCCTTAACATGTCCAACCGTTCCATTCTTGTTATGGAAGATATTGATTGCACTATAAAGCTgcagaacagaaaagaagaagaagaggaggacaaCATGGAGAGAGTTAAGAAAGAAAGCAAG GTAACACTATCAGGGCTATTGAATGCAATAGATGGTTTATGGTCATGCTGCGGCGAGGAACGAATCATGGTGTTCACGACGAATCACAAAGAGAAGCTTGATCCTGCTCTTCTAAGGCCTGGAAGAATGGACATGCACATTCACTTGTCATACTGCACTTTCTCTGCTTTTAAACAATTGGCATTCAACTACCTTAGAATCTCACATCACAATCTCTTTCAAGAGATTGAAGGGCTCCTAAGAGAAGTGCAGGTTACTCCAGCAGAAATTGCAGGAGagctgcaaaaaaaaaattaa